The window CCTGAAATTGGATAGTCGTGAAATGGAaaggttgcacaactctgtgaatataaaaatcactgaattgcacactttaaaagggtgaattttatcatgtgaattatatctcaaaagaGGTATTATTTAAGACAATTCTTTGAGCTACTGTTCTGGTCTAGGTTTTCCAGAAAAACAGTTTCAGATCAAGGGTTTATGTATTACTTCTTTCTCAGGGaacaggggtgaggggcaaaAGGATGAAGCAGAGAAGAGTGGACAGCGCCAATCAAGATGCCTTACTGAGTTGACCTCAGCTAAATACAACTCTGTGCTTGATTCTATGGGACTATTCACCAAGAAGATGACCAACTCTTCAGGAGAGTCCATCTGCATGGCAGGTGGGAAGCCCATATCCCCTGACTCCCATCTCTTCTGGTCAAAGAGAAGCATTGACTCCCTTATACTTCCAGATTATACGTGCAGGGGCACCACATAGGCTGGTCAGTATCCTTCCTAGATGTTAAAGGTAAAGTCCCTGGCTGGGAGGTAGGAGATGCCTGGTGACGGAATGAGACAAGCACCGTCGTTTTATACCAGCTTGATGTGGGCTGGAACCTCTACGAAGATGATTCCTGCAGGAGCAGAAAGTCTATAAGCATCCCTGTCTGATAAAGATGCCAATTAAATATCCAAGTGACTAGGTCAAATAGGCCTCCTCTTTCGTATTTCTTCCTCGTAGATACTATTGTGttgattcattttctcttttctttaaattgaatatatacattcaaataagtaaaatgaaatttggTATTAGACCtcgtttctttttttcccaaatcaaCTGGCATTGAGggattttctttgtaaaactaATATTTGTGACAACCGTTCCTCCATTAGATTACAAAGTGACCGGGCAGAtatggaggaaagaagagaaagagaaaaaaaaattaaaagtatcaaGTAATCTGTGACCCCATTCAGACTGATGGTAAATGAATTGCACAGAAAgctgtatatttaaaattgccCAGTATCAGAACTACTTTAAATTCTACTGTCttataaccaaaataaaatagtaaactaTGCTGTTTTAATTATATGATACTAAAATTATGTTAGTCTTAAAAAAgcccctttttatttctgtgttcctcttattttctaaattgtgggaaatgtgtttaaaaacattaaaatatgttttacaattttttttagctTGTGTAAGGAATAGAAACTCTTTGTGGAAGTCATTAATGCTGTTCTGCGCATGGTGGATTTCCTGCTTCCAGGTACGTGGCATTGTTCTCCAGCTAAGTGTGGTTGTGGAACTTTGCAGAATGAGAAGAATGTGAAGACAATGCATGACATTTGGTGGAAGTCTTTGGGAACTGACAATTGATTTGCCACTTTCTCTTCCCCTATCagcagtattttaaataatgaaggcTCTGTCAGCTCACGTCTGTGAATGAGAATCATGTCTATCCCAGACGCCCACCCACCGGATGTGTACCGTGGGCATGAAATAAATGCCTCTGATCTTAACAAGCATTGAcatttggggtggtttgttacagtAGCAAAACTAGCCTTTCTTTATTGATGTGTTCTTCAAGAAAATAACAGAGTGATCTCAGGCACTTTATAAGCTGAAGCCCTTTCAAGTATTAATGACATATCAAAGGCAGTTCAGCAAAGCAGTTAAGAGCATGGCTTTGAAGCTTGATTCTGCTTATTAGCCATGTGACAGTGAACAATTTATTTAAGTTCTctggcctcagtgttctcatgaAATATCACAATACCCACATCATAAGATCACcgtaaaaatgaaatgaattaacaTTTGCTAAGTGCTTAGAAAAGTGCAGAGTAAGTCCTGTCACTATATACAGtgataaaacataaataaatagtacATGTACCTAGACCAGAATAGTACATGTGAAGTGTTCAGAAAAGAACCTAGCACAGAGTAAGCCTTCCATGATACTGATTATTactaatatttagaataaaaacaaataacgATCAAATACTTGGCTGGGAATTTTTCtctggggaaaacaaacaaaagggggagggggtggggaacaaATTCATGGCTCAGCTCTGGTGGGTTTTGCCTCTGGGGAGATGCCTGGATACGTGGATGTTACTTCCCTTTCTATTCAGGTATGTcctgagaaaagaaacagaacacagGGGAATGGAAAAGACAAacgagggtttttttctttaattatctcTGTCACCCAGAGCAAAAGGAAACAGGCCCCCTGTGACTGGCACCGAACTCGCCTGTCCATGGGAGATAAGCAGCTCGGGGCGATTTCACAGAGCCAAGTaaagacaaattccttgaaatcTCATGAAAGGTTGGCTCGGAATTTATCAGGATGATTTATTCATGAGAATCACCTGAgattctcattaaaaatattgatttccaGAATCTCATGGTAGTAGTGGGAGAGGATTGCTCTGGAAATCCAAATTTCAAACAAGTTCTTGAGGACGTTTGTCCTGCCCCCTGGTTATTTGAGAACCGGGGCAAGTCTGGTCCTGCAGCTCAGAAGGAGTAGCTGAAGTACCACTGCCACCAGGTGGCAGTAGATCCAAATTACAGGTTCCAAAGGCATTGGATGGGAGAATTAGCAGTTCAATTTTTCCAGCAACTGCCCAACTGTCGCGTTAAAATGAAGGCAGTCGCCTCACAGACATAGTTCAAGTTTTCTGGATTAGCTGATGTAGAGTTTATATAATTTGGACCCTTGAAGACACAGCTTCTCATCATTTTAAATCGTTCCTTTTgttaaaaactgaatttgaaaATAGACCTTATCTTTTGAGTCTCTCCAACTATACACTCTCACAACATGTAATCAGTTTGTAGAATAAAAGAAACCATACTTACTTATGGAAAAAGATCTGTaaaaagttcttctttttttaagttttaaattccagttcgttaacatacagtgtaatattaatttcagctgtataagatagtgattcaacacttccatgcaacccccgtgctcatcacaacaagtgcactccttaattcccatcatgtatttcccccatccctcatccacctccccactggtagctgtcagtttgttctctatagttaggaggctgtttcttggtttgcctctctctttttttttctcccccttttttcacttgttttgtttcttaaattccacaaatgagtgagatcatatggtatttgtctttgatgacttatttagcttagcattatgtcctctagctccatccatgtcgttgcatgTAAACAGTTCTTCTATCAAAGAAACTGAGAGAGGTGACAtcttaatagagagagagagagatgtctgACTGAAataattagttttgcctgttggACTCTATGATTGTCCATTAAGGAGAGAATAAGCAAAAAGAGTTGATATTGATgacatttcctttttctactttcAGAGAATCTAGGCCCTTATTCACCCATAAAACAAGACTATTTCCTAAAGAGTTGAACTGGAATGGAATAAACTTAGCTTTGCTGAGCTCAGATTCTTTCTGGTTTACCTTCGTCATGAGAAATGGTCACACAAGGCAAAATGTGAGCAGAAACAAGTGTTGCATCCTTAAATATAACTGGCATTTCATAATGGATCACAGCATCCAAGCTTGTTTTACTAGGAGTCGGTAAGAAGCAAGCACGGTACAACGTGACTTTGAAATTGAGCATCATTCCACTCACTCCTGGTGTGGCAACTCCACAAGTCAGCTTGGCAGTGTTCAAGATGATTTACAACAAAGATTGTATGTTCTCCATAGGGGGAAAAATGCATTAACAAGGAAGATGCTCataaatgaaatacatgaaattaCCAGTAGATGATACACAGCCATCCTATTATTTGGTGTTCCTGCAGCCTCTGTAAAAAGGCTTGCTCTGATGGATACATGtatcaatgttttaaaaactaaaaactaaaaaagtaaacaaaattcttgaagtgaaattcacataagATAAAACGAACCATCTTAAAGTGAACAATGTTGCGGCGTTTAGTACATTACAGTGTTTTGCAATAGCCACCTCTAGTTCCaaatacttttcttccttccaaaagAAACTTCACACCCATTGAGCAGTTGGTATACCCATGTTTTTGAATGGCACAGGGAAAGAATTTTAAGACTCTGGAGAAGTATTCACATTGTTGCCAGAGCTTTTTTAGTATAGCTCTGTCTTGGGAGGAGTTTATAATCAGAGGATTTAAAGAGTCTGACATGATGCAATCAGGAGGGTAGTTAAAACGATGGGGCACTGACGAAAAGAATTCAATTGCCTGTCAGGGATGGCCCCTGGCTTTGAAGATACAGCACATTCCTTTGCAAATAGAAAAGCCAACAAGAATGTGGGCCACGAGTTTGTGGGTTCCTTTATGCACATTTTATTACCAAATAAGAGACTTATTTATGCAAATTAATGGAAAGATGTTTAGAGAACTGTGTCATGCCCACCAGCTGGGGGTATAAAAAGCCTTCTGCAGGAGGAGACCTGCATTCAGACTCGGGTTACTCGCTCTTCCCCATCCATCCTATTCCTCCTCAACTCCTGCCACCATGACTCGTTTCTTCTGCTGTGGAAGCTACTTCCCCGGCTATCCCTGCTATGGAACCAACTTCCACAGGACCTTCAGAGCTACCCCCCTGAACTGCGTCGTGCCCCTGGGCTCTCCCCTGAACTATGGTTATGGATGCAATGGCTACAGCTCCCTGGGCTACAGCTTTGGTGGTAGCAACATGTACAACAGGGACTGTTGCTACGGCGGCAGCTCTTGCAGGCCATGGGGCTCCAACTCTGGCTTCGGCTACAGCACTTACTGATGGACCCGAGGCTCCAAGCACCTGCAGAACTCTCCGTCGACTCTCTGTGTGCGAACCGACCTGAAGAGCCATGActgtcttcctgcctccagatGTGCGTGGGAGATACATCTTCCGTCTTCTCGCTGACTTCTTCCTGAGCTCCTGGTCTTTGATGACACTGAACAAGCCACCCAGGGATCAAATGCTGAACTGATACCTACAGCCAAGGAGAGCAAGATGTGTTTCTCCCACATAACCTGAATTTTAGCCGTAAAGCGAGTAGTTTGCCTCTTCTAGTTGCTCTGCTCCTGTATTATTAAATTCTACATTGACATCAGTGTATTACAAGTGGGTGTGGGTAGAAGGGGGTTTTGCTGTCAGTCTCTTAATAAATCTATTTCATTCAGCACACATATATTtgttcctgttttttattttagtctgcTTTTATGCTTTTGAATTCATCAGCCAGTTTCAACCTGGAAGGGCTGACTTGAACCAAATCTTATTTTGAGTTCAGACTGTATACCAGGATAGGGTGATGCCTAATTATTTTGTCCCTTAATGTTACGACTTCAGTTTCTAAAAAGGCCTTAAAAGTGTCctaaattaaatccaaaatacaCTGCCATTGTCTGTTTCTCTATGCCGATTATAAGCAGGAACATTTCTTAGCTGTTGAATGCTcaaaaaatttctttccttctttcattagGGACACAATCCCATTTtgattctttccccttttccctgCTGTTTATGGAACTCAGCTCCGGAGAGATGTGAACCCCACAGCCTGTTGGAAGAATTTCAACCAAATGGACTTAGTTATGAATCTTTGTTTTTAGGAGTTTCTAAGATTTGTTCAATAAAGGGAAGCCAACAGctaaaaatcacataattttttttttccttcttgatagATGAGTCTTATTTTTCCCATCCTCCTCACTTCTGATTATACATATAGCTGTATTAAAAATGAAGCATTTATTCTTTGGAATGATAGTTGCCATCAAAAGCACTTGAAATGATGTGTGGTTTGTACTTAGAAAATGCTTCTGGTCTGCCTCCTGAAAAATCTCTGCTTTACTGAAGCAAAATACTTTGTTTGAATGAAAGCTTACTCACTCACATATCAAGTATTTATTACACCCCTGCCTCTctcagagaaggtgctcaataattgtttATTGACTTGTTAAATCTCTTCTCTATGGGTGCAAAATATAGTATAAGCCAATATAAAGTTCATTCACGTATGGATGAAATAATACTGGACTCTGGCCACTGTGTTAAGAATTTGGGGACTATAAAAACCACCTAAATAGAGACTGGCCTGAGGAGCTGTTTTCAAGAGATGCTCACTCAATAGACACTCACCAAGTAGACACAAGGCCAAAGATTGTCCTAAGATTTGGGAGACATAGAGACAAATAAAACATAATCCTTGCCCTGAagatttaaatatactttattcagcatataaagaacacttaataGTCTCTTATTTTATACCAATTAATGTGCTGTAAATGATTATACAAAGATAAATAGATATTCTTTACTCAGTTCTTCCCAAGGACTTAAAATAGGAGACAGCCTATGATCATTTAGCCTTAGGCATTTAGCCTAAGATCAAGGAaggtataattattaaaatgagaaaattaatattgatatattattatctaAGTACAGTGCATACTCCAATTTTTTCAATTGCTCTAATAATGTCCTTTGGAGTTATTATTTGCCTTTGTCCATATAAACATAGCATAAACAGTGAGGTAAGCTTGCATAGAAGGGCAGTTTGGGTATATAAACATGACCATGAGAGAGGTGAGTTAAGAGTTACATATGGAGACAGATATGCGTgtgcaaaagggaaaaagaattgGGCTATCTGGAGGTGAAGTGGGCTTTCACTGGCAAAATTCCAACAAATAGGTAGACTGACCTACTGGTGGGGAAATTCCAGGGGCATCAAGTACTAAATGGATGATTTGGGATCTCTACCAACCATAAGATTCTAGATTCTATCATCATGGCTAACATTTACCTAAAGTGTGATTGTTCTAAAACCATAATCATTTTTGTGTTTTGCcaattagatatttttttattttgacgtaATTTCAGATTCACAGAAAACTTGCCATGTCAGTGCAAGGAAATTCTGCATGCCTggatttattaaatgtttacacTTTGCCCCACTTACTTTAtcactatatataatataatatacatacagtaCTGTATGTGtgtaatatacataatatttagAGTAACAAATCCACTTCAGAATATATTTCAGGTATCATGACCATTTGTCCTTAGAACAAAGGCAGAATAatcatgaaaattagaaaatttaatattaGTACTGTTATCTAATCCACAGTACATACTCAAACTTAGTTAATTGTCCCAATTTGTCCCTAGTAGTTATTTTTCCCCTTGTCCCTGCAGGATCTGAGCCATCATGTGCGTCTCCTTAAGTTCTTTAATCTGCATCAGTTCCTCAgcatttctctgtatttcttaaCCTCAACCAATTTCAAGGATGCAGGTtgattattttatagaatgtcccttGGTTTTGGTTTGTCTGACTTTCCTCATGATTAGGTTCATGTTAAACATCTATGGTAGAAATGTCATAGAAACAATGCTGTATTCTTCTTGGTGCATCCTATCAGGAGTCACATGATGTTGGTTTATGCAAATTTGATTGGTATGAATTTTGATCACTTGGTAAAAGTAGCATCTTTCATGCTTCTTCACTTCCTTTGTCATTAGTAACTAGTGTGTTGATACTCTGACGCTATGTAAACATCCTATTGCTTATCAAGTTTGTACCCACtaattttaggatttatttgcaactttctgattttatatatcCTTCTACtatttattagttggcattctacCATAAGAAGGAACTTTCTTTCCCCCATTTAgttttttgtgtgcttatttgtATCAATATTTATATCAACATAAGCTTGTGGATTCTTATTTTGCTCAATATGTTATAATCGGTTaatgttacttttaattttgatgctCAGATTGCCCCAGATTTGGACAGTGGGAAAACCCTCACACAGGCTCCTAAGTTCCTTAGAAATGGCCCCATCACTATTGGAtcaattctttaatttctggCTCAACAGAATGTTCCGGGCTCATCTTGAATTTCTCTGCTGCAGTCACGGAATCAGTGATTTCTCCAGGTCTCTAGATTCCGTAAGTGAAGACTGCAATTTAGAAACTATTGTTGTTATATATGCTCATTTATACCTTATCATATGCTATAACGATCATTGCTATGACTATCAATCATCCTTTCAGATTTAATGATGATACACTAAAAAGCTGTGCTGGAGCTCTGCGTATGGGGGAGAGTTCACAAAGGATTCATTTAAGGTAAAAGAGGGGCTGGCTGGCCTTTAGGTTGGCAGTGAGGTGGGGGGCCCCCAAATACCAGAGTGCAAAGGTCATTTGTTCTAAAGTTCAAGTGACCATACTGGTTGCCCACTGGTTGAACACTTCTGTTCTTTAACTAGATTTTCATTTAACCACCCTATCTCTGTTTTAGCCCTAATCcttatatttttctgtgtgttgCAATCCTGATTCTCTCTGGGGATTTGAAGGGGAAGATCAGCTTGCTCTTTGCTTAGAGCCCCCTTTCATGGTCTCTGCTAtggtttcctctttctttctgttttctttccatctccTTCCCATCATCCAGATATTTAGTTTATCCCTCTTCAATCAGTATTGTTCCTACAATTCTGTCATTGTTGGCTTCTACCTTTTATTATAATTGAATGGGttctggggaggggaaagggcaaAGTCTGTTTGGTCTGCctgccatctttttcttttttttttttaagatttatttattttagggggtgggaggggcagagggagagggagagagaaattcaagcagactcccgctggcCACGGAGacccactcagggcttgatctcacgaccctcagatcataCCTGAGCCTCAAtcaccaagagttgaatgcttaaccaactgtgccactcaggtggcCCTGTCTGACATCTTGCAGCTAAAAAGTATAAATACCTTAAAAAGCACAAGAAGGGATGAGGTACAACAATTTGTCTCCTTTGCTCCTGCAGTAATGATGTGACAGGCACAGGATGGTTTAATTTCCCTATTTATTTgcatgacctttttttttttttttttttttgaggttggCTTCATTACCTATCCATGTTACTGAAGAGAAAACTGATATTAaagagttaaataatttgtttgagCTGTATCATccatttgtaaagaaaaaaaatgccaagataTAGCCAAGGAGTGTCTGACTCCAAATCCAACCCTCCACTCTAAAATGAGTTACACGGTGCTTTTGGAGTTATAACACTCTTTCTCAGAACTATTCCTGCTTGATGTCACTTCTAATGCCATTGATAATTATGCCTTATATTTACATAGTGATTTACAGTTCATAAAATACTTCCATAGAAtctgatttaattctttttttattgggatataattgacaacattatattagttacagctgtacaacataatgattcgatatttatatatattataatcacCACAGTGTCTAGTTAATATCTATCACCATACAGTTATaagtattttttcttgtgatgagaacttttaagatttactctctaagcaactttcaaaaatacaatactgtattaactatagttactatgctgtacattatatccccagaacttatttgtAACTGagactttgtaccttttgactaccttcactcattttgcccaccctccacccctggttccggcaaccaccaatctgttctctgtgtctatgagCTCAGTTTTTGCTTTCTCCATCTTtaagactccacatataagtgacatcatatggtatttgtctttctctgtctgacttatttcactcagcataatgtaccatccatgttgttgcaaatgataacatttcccttttttacatgaataaaattccattatatatcatatatctatcctatctatgtatcatctatctatcatctatctatctatctatctatctatctatcatctatcacattttctttatccatttatccatcaatggatacttaggttaCTTTCATGTCTTGGTTActgtaaaaaatgctgcagtaaacatgggggtgcagataattttccaaattagtgttttcattttctttggatatatacccagacatgggattgctggatcatatggtaattccatttttaagttttttgaggaccctccatactgttttcaaaaatggctgcaccaatttacattcccaccaacagtacaaatgggttcccttttctccacatccttaccaatgcTGAATTCTATGTAATTCTGACAATTACCTTGGGAGATTAGGTATCATGAAGAAATTGGTGTAAATTAAGCAATTTTCCTGTGGGCAAATATTCACCAAGTGAGAAAGCTGAGACTTGAACCAACTCTCAAGCTGGGGTTTCCAGATTCCTTCTGAGCCCATCCTTCTATCACTGATAAGAGAGGCAGAACGTTAACTTGTTTTTGCTGAGTTGACCATAACTGAGATTATCAAGA of the Halichoerus grypus chromosome 1, mHalGry1.hap1.1, whole genome shotgun sequence genome contains:
- the KRTAP7-1 gene encoding keratin-associated protein 7-1; the protein is MTRFFCCGSYFPGYPCYGTNFHRTFRATPLNCVVPLGSPLNYGYGCNGYSSLGYSFGGSNMYNRDCCYGGSSCRPWGSNSGFGYSTY